The nucleotide window ATATCACAACAATCCAGGTGAACAATAACAAGCTTGTGGCTGCATACAGCAAACCTGTCATATATTTCTGAGGTAAAAAACCTGGTGTTGATGGTGGCACCTCTGTTCTTTCACATTCTTTGTCAATGTCGACTGGTATCACAGACACAGCTCTTTGTTTAAGCTCTTCAAATGGACAAGCAAAGCTACATCCAAGCACACTAAGGGGGAGTGCGGGATTTACCGTTGAATTtcgataaaatgttttcacaaaGTAAGATGTTTTGTCTGCTGATGCCTGTTTGTAAACTTCAAATAAAATCGCACTTGCGAATGGAGGTGGCCGCATGTTGTATGCCTGGAGAGCGTTCAGTAATGCACTGAGTGTGGTGTCATGAGCAGAATAAGCTACAACCTTGTaagtattttcaaaatcaataGCTCGTTGTATATTGTCCAGAATGGCTTTCACCAGAAGGCCAGCACCACCAGCTTTGGCAATTTTTACTTGATAACCAGGATTAGTTCCACCAAACAATACACCCATATCAATACCAGCTatttcattcaattttttcaaacgatCATCAGTAACCCATGATGGAAGAGCAAGGTTGGCAGCTTTTTCGCAAACCAGAGCATCTTCTACGTCCCACGCTGCCTTAATGTTCATAGTACCGTCCCATTGAGTGAAATTCGCAAGCTCTTTCAGAAATGGAGCATATTTTTCTtctattttttgataaattggTGAATGTACAATCTGCGAGCTCAATTCTGAGTATTTTGGGCAGTCATGTAGTGGAAATCTCAATAAGTAATCGGTTTCTACCGGTATTGTGTGCACTGGGATGGGCTGCCAAGTGGTGTTGGTTCCATTCCATTTTTGGCGACCACTTGGTGGATACAAAGCAGCCATGTTACATTCTGCACTCATCAATGTTCTGTCAACATCCGTACTACGGATATAGATTTCCGATCGCTTGTATTCTTCACTTAATAATTTACCGTATCTTTGTCTGAAAAAGCGCCCCAATTCATATTCTTGTCTCATTCCAACTTGTGTTAATTGACCAGGTCCTTGGGGCCAGATTGGCTTGTTATTGTACGGGTCACTTGGATAAGAATAAAGCGCCGATCTGGAGCCATGTCTCCAAATTAAGTTGGCAAACACAAGCTCGGGCTCATTTTCAGCAGCACAAGattttatgaaaacaattACAGAAGCAAAGAGATAAACTACTTTGATTGTAGCAGCCATAGTTTTGCAGTATTCTGTTACTTAACCTACACAGGAAACATGAAGCTTATTATCAAAACATCAAGAAAGTCAAGAGGACTGAATACaacaagaaaatgcaaaacagAAGTTTAAATCTTTGagatttgaattttttgaaattccaCAGGATAATTGAAACAGTTTGTTTTGTAGAACTTAAAGTGCACGAAACAAACCTATTTTAAAAGCTTGAGCTTTAGAACATAAGTACACTCATTTCATACAAAAATGCATAAATCAAATCACAGTTGTTTTGCTTATACAGTGATATCATTCAAAATACAGTTACCTGAATTTAACATGCTGACAAAGGTTCTTACATGTGTGcaacatttcacaaaaatatggaTAAAAGTACATCGTAAGTGCATTTTATGTGTTATCAAATTAATGCCATCACTTTGTTGGCACAACTGTCAAGAACTAAAAACTCCAATCAAAATAAACTTATAACTTATTGAAGTCCTTGGGTATTCTCACTGATGATAATATATTACAGATGCAAAGTTATTGCATGACATAGAAAAGGCCTACTGAATACTATAAAAATGTCTACTACTagtatatattgtatatatttgtgtcacaaacacaaaatgtatcaagtatatatataaaaataactaAGTTTATGTCTCCACTTTATAACTGACATATACCAAAAACATTATTAAGatcaaacacaaaacataGTATTCACTTCTACATATTATAACTTATGTTGATAACTTGACAAGTAGagtaagttaaaatattttccttaGCGCATTTGTATTAATACATTATTTCacacatcaaacaaaaaaggCTACCCTATCAACAGCTAATAGTAAAGAAATATGACATAAATAAACCGGCATATATATCTGTCCAATAGCAAGTGCTTCGGACCTTCAAAACAAATGAAGCGAAAAACAAGAATACAAGTTAAAGATACTGAGCAAATTTTCTCATGCTTTCAGAATCGTTACTACATAATATTATCaaccataaattttataatgcATACCAATATAAGACAAACTTTGCCTAAATAAATCATAAGAAATCTCTCATTTATAAATTGGAATCATTGTAGTCGAAGTCAAGATACAAAACTGGTTCACAATATCAACTGTAACTAAAGTCATATAATGTACCATACATACTTTTacgatatatatatacatcacaTTTTTTGGTCATAAATCATGGTCAGCATCAAACAAACTCTCAgggttgcaaaaagttctccaTTAAATTCAAAATACTTCAGTTTATTCTtatgattaaattttaaaattacctTTAACGACTTACAGAAGCACTGCATAGTAGCAATATTCACTTGCCTTAATCTATAACTAACATTGATcttaagaaaattaaatttatgagATTACGTTAAAAAGAGACATAGTTACACTGaaataaatctttaaaaaGGTCTGCAATGTGTATACATCATATAGTGTATTTTGCAGTATATAGACACTAAGTTTTTTTGTAGTGTCCACTACAAAACCACACCAGACCATATTAAGTATTTTCAgtattttaatgtttcattaaCATTTTAAGTATATTTTAGCAACCATTTTTTACACATACAGCCTTGCATCCTACACCTTTGAAAATCTTACTTCTGACTTCTTTGATCTAATTCTAAATGCAACAATTATCCCCACTAACACGATGACTATCCATGTGAGCACAAGCAAACTTGAAGAGGAGTAACGCAATCGCCAAATCTGATCATCTTGCAAAGTGCTTCTTCCACATTCTTTGTCAGGATCATCTGGAGTGATAGATGCAATACGTTCTTTGAATTCTTCAAATGGACATTCAAAGTCACATCCTAATATACTTAGCGGAAGGGGATCATGGTCAACCGAATTCcggtaaaatgttttaacagtGTAGGATGGCTGGTTGCCTGATGTCATCCTATAAACCTCAAACATTATTGAGCTAGCTAATGGAGGCTGCGTCATGTCGAATGCATCAACCGCAATTAGCAGTGCAGCGAGTGTGGTGTCATGCGCGGAGTACGCCACAATCTTATAAGTACTTTCAGTTTTACCATTAATGGCGCTGTCAATGTTGTGGACAATGGTCTTCAACAAATTCCCAGCACCTCCAGCTTTAGC belongs to Clavelina lepadiformis chromosome 6, kaClaLepa1.1, whole genome shotgun sequence and includes:
- the LOC143462342 gene encoding prostatic acid phosphatase-like codes for the protein MAATIKVVYLFASVIVFIKSCAAENEPELVFANLIWRHGSRSALYSYPSDPYNNKPIWPQGPGQLTQVGMRQEYELGRFFRQRYGKLLSEEYKRSEIYIRSTDVDRTLMSAECNMAALYPPSGRQKWNGTNTTWQPIPVHTIPVETDYLLRFPLHDCPKYSELSSQIVHSPIYQKIEEKYAPFLKELANFTQWDGTMNIKAAWDVEDALVCEKAANLALPSWVTDDRLKKLNEIAGIDMGVLFGGTNPGYQVKIAKAGGAGLLVKAILDNIQRAIDFENTYKVVAYSAHDTTLSALLNALQAYNMRPPPFASAILFEVYKQASADKTSYFVKTFYRNSTVNPALPLSVLGCSFACPFEELKQRAVSVIPVDIDKECERTEVPPSTPGFLPQKYMTGLLYAATSLLLFTWIVVIYVGCISKKSDKKSKVKRYNYQPLASNDNV